From a region of the Marmota flaviventris isolate mMarFla1 chromosome 13, mMarFla1.hap1, whole genome shotgun sequence genome:
- the Nmrk1 gene encoding nicotinamide riboside kinase 1 isoform X3, translated as MKTFVIGIGGVTNGGKTTLAKNLQKHLPNCSVISQDDFFKPESEVETDKNGFLQYDVLEALNMEEMMSAISCWMESPGHSVESTDGTSGEEIPILIIEGFLLFNYKPLDTVCNRSYFLTIPYEECKRRRSTRVYKPPDPPGYFDGHVWPMYLKHRREMEDITREIVYLDGTKPEEDLFAQVYEDVIQQLAKQK; from the exons ATGAAAACATTTGTCATTGGAATTGGTGG TGTGACAAATGGTGGGAAGACAACACTGGCTAAGAACTTACAGAAACACCTCCCAAACTGCAGCGTAATATCTCAGGATGACTTCTTTAAG cCAGAGTCTGAGGTAGAGACAGATAAAAATGGATTTTTGCAGTATGATG TGCTTGAAGCACTTAACATGGAAGAGATGATGTCAGCCATTTCCTGCTGGATGGAAAGTCCTGGACATTCTGTGGAATCAACAGATGGCACAAGTGGTGAGGAAATTCCCATTTTAATCATCGAAGGTTTCCTTCTGTTTAATTATAA GCCCCTTGACACTGTATGTAATAGAAGCTACTTCCTGACCATTCCCTATGAAGAATGCAAGAGGAGAAGGAG TACAAGGGTCTACAAGCCTCCAGATCCCCCAGGATACTTTGATGGCCATGTGTGGCCCATGTACCTAAAGCACAGACGAGAAATGGAGGACATCACACGGGAGATTG TTTACTTAGATGGAACAAAACCAGAAGAGGACCTCTTTGCACAAGTATATGAAGATGTAATACAACAACTTGCAAAACAGAAGT AG
- the Nmrk1 gene encoding nicotinamide riboside kinase 1 isoform X1 produces the protein MKTFVIGIGGVTNGGKTTLAKNLQKHLPNCSVISQDDFFKPESEVETDKNGFLQYDVLEALNMEEMMSAISCWMESPGHSVESTDGTSGEEIPILIIEGFLLFNYKPLDTVCNRSYFLTIPYEECKRRRSTRVYKPPDPPGYFDGHVWPMYLKHRREMEDITREIVYLDGTKPEEDLFAQVYEDVIQQLAKQKFWKMLLSTIP, from the exons ATGAAAACATTTGTCATTGGAATTGGTGG TGTGACAAATGGTGGGAAGACAACACTGGCTAAGAACTTACAGAAACACCTCCCAAACTGCAGCGTAATATCTCAGGATGACTTCTTTAAG cCAGAGTCTGAGGTAGAGACAGATAAAAATGGATTTTTGCAGTATGATG TGCTTGAAGCACTTAACATGGAAGAGATGATGTCAGCCATTTCCTGCTGGATGGAAAGTCCTGGACATTCTGTGGAATCAACAGATGGCACAAGTGGTGAGGAAATTCCCATTTTAATCATCGAAGGTTTCCTTCTGTTTAATTATAA GCCCCTTGACACTGTATGTAATAGAAGCTACTTCCTGACCATTCCCTATGAAGAATGCAAGAGGAGAAGGAG TACAAGGGTCTACAAGCCTCCAGATCCCCCAGGATACTTTGATGGCCATGTGTGGCCCATGTACCTAAAGCACAGACGAGAAATGGAGGACATCACACGGGAGATTG TTTACTTAGATGGAACAAAACCAGAAGAGGACCTCTTTGCACAAGTATATGAAGATGTAATACAACAACTTGCAAAACAGAAGT TTTGGAAAATGCTGCTTTCTACCATCCCATAG
- the Nmrk1 gene encoding nicotinamide riboside kinase 1 isoform X2 — MKTFVIGIGGVTNGGKTTLAKNLQKHLPNCSVISQDDFFKPESEVETDKNGFLQYDVLEALNMEEMMSAISCWMESPGHSVESTDGTSGEEIPILIIEGFLLFNYKPLDTVCNRSYFLTIPYEECKRRRSTRVYKPPDPPGYFDGHVWPMYLKHRREMEDITREIVYLDGTKPEEDLFAQVYEDVIQQLAKQKCLQVTA, encoded by the exons ATGAAAACATTTGTCATTGGAATTGGTGG TGTGACAAATGGTGGGAAGACAACACTGGCTAAGAACTTACAGAAACACCTCCCAAACTGCAGCGTAATATCTCAGGATGACTTCTTTAAG cCAGAGTCTGAGGTAGAGACAGATAAAAATGGATTTTTGCAGTATGATG TGCTTGAAGCACTTAACATGGAAGAGATGATGTCAGCCATTTCCTGCTGGATGGAAAGTCCTGGACATTCTGTGGAATCAACAGATGGCACAAGTGGTGAGGAAATTCCCATTTTAATCATCGAAGGTTTCCTTCTGTTTAATTATAA GCCCCTTGACACTGTATGTAATAGAAGCTACTTCCTGACCATTCCCTATGAAGAATGCAAGAGGAGAAGGAG TACAAGGGTCTACAAGCCTCCAGATCCCCCAGGATACTTTGATGGCCATGTGTGGCCCATGTACCTAAAGCACAGACGAGAAATGGAGGACATCACACGGGAGATTG TTTACTTAGATGGAACAAAACCAGAAGAGGACCTCTTTGCACAAGTATATGAAGATGTAATACAACAACTTGCAAAACAGAAGT GTTTGCAAGTTACAGCATGA